A region of the Deltaproteobacteria bacterium genome:
CACTTCGGCCACGAGGCCGTGGCGGAAGTGACGGGCCGCTCCCGCCGGGTGCTCAGGATTCTGGGTAACGCGGGCGGCGATCGCCTGGCGCTCCGCAGCCGGCCGGCCTCCGCCAACCTGGCCGAGACCGCCGCGTTCATGGACGGGACCAAGCACATACTGGTGTTCTCCATGGCCGGCGGCACCGGGCGGAGCTACCACTCGGACCTCTCGTGCCCGAACACCGAGCGCCGGGTACACTACCTGCTGGAGCCCGGCTGGCGCGCCGACCAGGCGATCCAGGGGCTCGGCCGCACCCACCGGACCCACCAGGCCTCAGCGCCGCTCTTCCGGCCGGTCACCACGGACGTGAAGGGCGAGCGGAGGTTCATCGCCACGATCGCGCGCCGGCTGGACAGCCTGGGCGCCATCACCCGCGGCCAGCGCGACTCCCAGACTGCCATGGGCGGCAGCGACGCGACGCTGTTCCGCGAGAGCGACAACCTCGAGAGCCTCTACGCCAAGGCGGCCCTGAGGCGATTCTACCTGGCGCTCTGGCGCGGCGACATCCCAGGCTGGCCGCTGGCACGGTTCGAGGACGCCACCGGCCTGAAGCTCACCTGGGAAGGCTCGCTCAAGGAGGACCTGCCGCCCATGCCCCGCTTCCTCAACAGGCTGCTGGCGCTTCCCATCGCCGAGCAGAACCAGCTCTTCGCGGAACTGGAGGAGCGCATCGCCGCGGGGATCGAACAGGCCATGGAGGCCGGAACCTACGAGGTCGGCGTCGAGACCGTGAGGGCCGATTCCCTGGCCGCTGCCGGCAGGGAGACGCTGTACAGGCATCCCGGCAGCGGCGCGGCTACCGAGCTCGTCGAGATCGTGCGCCGCGACAGGATGGAGCCGACATCCGCCGACGAAGCGTTCGAGACCGGCGCCCGGACGGACGGTGGGCCGGTATTGATGGTGAACGCAAAGTCCAACCGCGCCGCGGTCGTGCTTCCGGCGCCGTCGGGCCTGTTCGACGACGGCGGCGTGCAGGAGCGCGTCCGCCTGCTGCGTCCCGCCGGGCGGGATTCCATGGCCAAGGCCGAGCTCGACGCCTCGAACTGGCGGAAAGCTCCCGAAGCCGAATGGCGCACACTCTGGGAGGACGAGATCACCGGCCTCCCGTCCCACCGGGAGTCGCGGCTCTGGCTCGCGGCGGGGCTGTTGCTGCCTGTCTGGGATCGTCTGCCGGCTGAGAACATGAGGGTGCGGCGTCTCAGGACAGACGACGGCGAAGCGCTCATCGGCCGCGTGCTCGATTTCGAGCAGGTTCGCGCCGTGCGTTCAGCCTTCGGCCTCGCGGGCGGTCCCGCAATGACCGGCGCCGAAGCCTTCGACGCGGTCATGCGACGCGGCGCCGCCCTCGCGCTTGCCAATGGCTGGCGACTCGCCAGGCGGCGCATCATGGGCGCCGACCGGGTCGAAATCGAGGGACCCGTCGATTCCGACACCGCGGTTCTCAAGCGCATGGGCTGCACGGTCGAGATCGTCTCGTGGCGCACGCGCATCTTCGCGCCGGGGCCCGATCTCCTCGAACTCGTCATCCAACGCTGGCCGCTCGCCGCCTGAGGCCATCGCCGCGCCATACGTATCGCCGGCCGACCGTCGTACACGCCTGTTGCCGGCTCGCCGGGGGTCCGTACAGCCGGCAGGTCGGCGGCCACGGGCTTCACATCTGAAGGGAGCACTGCATGACTG
Encoded here:
- a CDS encoding strawberry notch C-terminal domain-containing protein is translated as HFGHEAVAEVTGRSRRVLRILGNAGGDRLALRSRPASANLAETAAFMDGTKHILVFSMAGGTGRSYHSDLSCPNTERRVHYLLEPGWRADQAIQGLGRTHRTHQASAPLFRPVTTDVKGERRFIATIARRLDSLGAITRGQRDSQTAMGGSDATLFRESDNLESLYAKAALRRFYLALWRGDIPGWPLARFEDATGLKLTWEGSLKEDLPPMPRFLNRLLALPIAEQNQLFAELEERIAAGIEQAMEAGTYEVGVETVRADSLAAAGRETLYRHPGSGAATELVEIVRRDRMEPTSADEAFETGARTDGGPVLMVNAKSNRAAVVLPAPSGLFDDGGVQERVRLLRPAGRDSMAKAELDASNWRKAPEAEWRTLWEDEITGLPSHRESRLWLAAGLLLPVWDRLPAENMRVRRLRTDDGEALIGRVLDFEQVRAVRSAFGLAGGPAMTGAEAFDAVMRRGAALALANGWRLARRRIMGADRVEIEGPVDSDTAVLKRMGCTVEIVSWRTRIFAPGPDLLELVIQRWPLAA